The following coding sequences are from one Parabacteroides pacaensis window:
- the ndk gene encoding nucleoside-diphosphate kinase, with the protein MMEKTLVILKPCTLQRGLTGEVISRFEKKGLKLCGMKMIWLTDEILNEHYAHLAEKPFFQRLKNAMAITPVIVCCWEGIDAVRVVRSMTGVTNGRNAAPGTIRGDYSMSGQENIIHASDSPENAAIELARFFREDEIFNYSWAQMPCVYANDEF; encoded by the coding sequence ATTATGGAGAAGACGCTAGTTATTTTAAAGCCTTGCACCCTTCAACGAGGTTTGACAGGGGAGGTTATTTCTCGTTTCGAAAAGAAAGGATTAAAGCTTTGTGGGATGAAAATGATCTGGTTAACAGATGAAATCCTGAATGAACATTATGCTCATTTGGCTGAAAAACCTTTTTTCCAACGATTAAAAAATGCCATGGCTATCACTCCTGTAATTGTTTGCTGTTGGGAAGGAATCGACGCCGTTCGTGTGGTAAGAAGCATGACGGGCGTAACAAATGGTCGCAATGCTGCTCCCGGAACGATTCGGGGAGATTATAGCATGAGCGGACAGGAGAACATCATACACGCATCGGACTCGCCGGAAAATGCAGCTATAGAGCTGGCACGCTTTTTTAGAGAAGATGAAATATTTAACTATAGCTGGGCTCAAATGCCTTGTGTGTATGCTAATGATGAATTTTAA
- a CDS encoding peptidoglycan DD-metalloendopeptidase family protein, whose translation MKTKIGVKIAGLVCCTFLAVSSVSAGNPLKDNKERQAVPVIPENVNNFIADRVSYKKERALQELATIHSIELKTALDEEAKLFPADELYGSNWENRFVDPFHGKKDLSFPDSCAIDCSTFTLPIAQFTKVTSKYGPRRRRMHKGIDLKVQTGDTIYAAFDGRVRIKSYERRGYGYYLVIRHPNGLETVYGHLSKFIVGVNDYVKAGQPIAYGGNTGRSTGSHLHFETRFLGQPINPAEIIDFENAVPHQDTYVFHNIKVRGRKTNMYTSSKDRLVYHRVKSGETLGKIAKMYGTTVNELCRLNGLKSTSTLRIGQAIRCSNGGGETVSVKSSSQAKSVAKAPTTKDNLNAASVSEPTNNESANQPVYHRIKQGDTLGAIAAKYGTSVNKLCQLNGITPKTILKLGRSLRCS comes from the coding sequence ATGAAAACTAAAATAGGAGTAAAAATTGCAGGATTAGTTTGTTGCACCTTTCTCGCGGTTTCCTCTGTTTCTGCAGGGAACCCTTTAAAAGATAACAAAGAAAGACAAGCGGTCCCGGTCATTCCGGAAAATGTGAATAACTTTATAGCAGACCGGGTGTCTTATAAAAAAGAACGGGCATTGCAAGAATTAGCTACCATCCATTCCATAGAGCTTAAAACCGCATTAGATGAAGAAGCCAAATTATTTCCGGCAGACGAACTGTACGGATCTAACTGGGAAAATCGTTTTGTCGACCCCTTTCATGGGAAAAAAGATCTGAGTTTTCCTGATTCATGTGCAATAGACTGCTCTACTTTTACTTTGCCTATCGCACAATTTACCAAAGTAACTTCCAAGTATGGGCCGCGTAGACGCCGTATGCACAAAGGCATAGATCTTAAAGTACAAACGGGAGATACTATTTATGCTGCTTTCGACGGACGGGTACGTATCAAAAGTTATGAACGACGTGGATATGGGTATTATTTAGTAATTCGTCATCCGAACGGATTAGAAACTGTATATGGCCACCTTTCTAAATTTATTGTCGGTGTAAACGATTATGTAAAGGCCGGTCAACCTATCGCATACGGAGGGAATACGGGTCGTTCTACCGGTTCTCATCTTCATTTCGAGACTCGCTTCTTAGGACAGCCTATTAACCCGGCAGAAATTATCGATTTTGAAAATGCGGTTCCTCATCAGGATACGTATGTATTCCATAATATCAAAGTAAGAGGCCGGAAAACAAATATGTATACTTCTTCTAAAGACCGTTTGGTATATCATCGCGTAAAATCGGGGGAAACCTTAGGGAAAATTGCAAAAATGTACGGAACTACTGTAAACGAACTTTGCCGGTTAAACGGTTTGAAATCGACTTCTACCTTACGAATCGGCCAAGCTATCCGTTGTTCTAACGGAGGAGGTGAAACTGTTTCGGTAAAGAGTTCTTCCCAGGCAAAATCAGTTGCCAAAGCTCCTACGACAAAAGACAACTTAAATGCCGCTTCTGTTTCTGAACCAACTAATAACGAATCGGCAAACCAACCTGTATACCATAGGATAAAGCAGGGAGATACGCTGGGTGCTATTGCTGCCAAATACGGGACTTCAGTAAATAAGCTTTGCCAATTAAACGGGATCACTCCTAAAACTATTCTAAAACTAGGGCGTTCCCTACGTTGCTCCTAA
- a CDS encoding DUF1599 domain-containing protein, with product MANTKQQFEEVIALCRELFSKKLKDYGPSWRIMRPQSVTDQIFIKANRIRSLEIKGTSMIEEGIKPEFIAIVNYGVIGLIQLAKGFADTTDMSNEEALALYDKYITETKELMYAKNHDYDEAWRSMRISSYTDLILMKLYRTKQIESHNGKTLVSEGIDANYMDMINYALFGLIKLEYGEE from the coding sequence ATGGCAAATACAAAACAGCAATTCGAAGAAGTGATCGCCCTATGCAGGGAACTTTTCAGTAAAAAGCTAAAAGACTACGGGCCTTCCTGGAGAATCATGCGCCCACAATCGGTCACTGATCAAATATTTATTAAAGCTAACCGGATCCGAAGCCTCGAAATAAAAGGTACCAGCATGATCGAGGAAGGGATTAAACCGGAATTTATCGCCATTGTGAATTATGGAGTAATTGGATTGATTCAATTAGCCAAAGGTTTTGCGGATACCACCGACATGAGTAACGAAGAGGCATTAGCTTTGTATGATAAATATATCACCGAGACAAAAGAACTAATGTACGCGAAAAATCATGATTATGATGAAGCATGGCGTAGTATGCGAATCAGCTCTTATACGGATTTAATCTTGATGAAACTTTACCGGACTAAACAAATAGAAAGTCATAACGGTAAAACGCTCGTATCGGAAGGAATCGACGCGAACTATATGGATATGATTAATTATGCCCTGTTCGGGTTAATCAAATTAGAATACGGAGAAGAATAA
- a CDS encoding BT_3928 family protein: MVKKIIAEFCRILIGIVFIFSGTVKAIDPVGGAIKFEDYFMAFGLDVLLPFTLVFSFCLAALEFTLGICMLLGVYRRYISFLILVFMAVMTPLTLYLAIANPVSDCGCFGDALVITNWETFFKNIVLLAASIFVFIHNQLLYQVYTFKAYWFVTLYSYIFCIVFAYTNYKNLPIVNFRPYKIGANIPQLMEIPESAPQAEYVYSFIYEKDGIQKEFTLENYPANDSTWKFIDQKSKLIKPGYEPPVKGFTIYNSDDNDITDEILQNNKGVFLLIAPKLESASDSHLEEINDLYDFAKEYGYSFYCLTASSPEQIQEWSDNTGAEYPFCFTDETILKTVIRSNPGVVLLKNGTILAKWSHYQLPEEEKIKPLVEGYLNATVVKAKEEGRIITNLLSFTLPLLLVWFYDFFRNRKKELQPEKKDN; encoded by the coding sequence ATGGTAAAAAAGATAATAGCAGAATTTTGCCGGATACTTATCGGAATCGTATTTATTTTTTCCGGCACCGTGAAAGCTATCGACCCGGTAGGAGGAGCCATCAAATTCGAGGATTATTTCATGGCTTTCGGACTGGATGTTCTGTTACCTTTTACCTTGGTATTTTCTTTTTGTTTGGCAGCTTTGGAATTTACATTGGGCATTTGCATGCTATTGGGTGTATACAGACGGTATATATCTTTCCTGATCCTTGTTTTCATGGCTGTTATGACTCCCTTGACGCTTTATCTGGCTATTGCAAATCCGGTATCCGATTGCGGATGTTTCGGTGATGCTTTGGTAATCACAAATTGGGAAACGTTCTTTAAGAATATAGTTTTATTAGCTGCATCCATTTTCGTGTTTATTCATAACCAGTTGCTTTATCAAGTATATACATTTAAAGCGTATTGGTTCGTTACACTTTATTCTTATATCTTCTGCATTGTTTTTGCCTATACCAATTATAAAAATTTGCCCATCGTGAATTTCCGTCCCTATAAAATAGGCGCAAATATACCTCAACTCATGGAGATTCCCGAAAGTGCGCCCCAAGCAGAGTACGTTTACTCTTTTATATATGAAAAAGACGGAATCCAAAAGGAGTTTACTTTAGAAAACTATCCTGCCAACGATAGTACATGGAAATTTATTGATCAGAAAAGCAAACTTATAAAACCGGGTTACGAGCCGCCTGTAAAAGGCTTTACCATCTACAACTCCGACGATAACGACATTACGGATGAAATTCTACAAAATAATAAAGGCGTATTTTTATTAATTGCTCCTAAACTGGAATCTGCCAGTGATAGCCATTTGGAAGAAATCAATGATTTATATGATTTTGCCAAGGAATATGGGTATTCTTTCTATTGCCTTACGGCCTCCTCTCCTGAACAGATCCAAGAGTGGAGCGATAATACCGGTGCAGAATATCCATTTTGTTTTACGGACGAAACGATTCTCAAAACGGTTATCCGTAGTAATCCCGGAGTAGTATTATTAAAAAACGGTACGATCCTGGCCAAATGGTCGCATTATCAACTACCTGAAGAAGAAAAGATAAAACCCCTTGTGGAAGGTTATTTAAATGCAACCGTTGTAAAGGCAAAAGAAGAGGGCCGCATTATAACCAACCTATTAAGTTTTACCCTACCTTTGTTGCTCGTTTGGTTTTATGACTTTTTCCGCAACCGGAAAAAAGAGCTGCAACCGGAAAAGAAAGACAATTAA
- the tpiA gene encoding triose-phosphate isomerase: protein MRKNIVAGNWKMNTTLQEGLELAKGLDAALQGKTVNCDVIIGTPFTHLASIAAAIDTNKIGVAAENCADKEKGAYTGEVSAAMVASTGAKYVILGHSERRAYYHETPEILKEKVLLALANGLTPIFCIGEVLEEREAGKHFDVVKAQLEGSLFNLSPEDFGKIILAYEPVWAIGTGKTATPAQAQEIHAFIRKTLAEKYGQEIADNTSILYGGSCNAGNAKELFANPDVDGGLIGGASLSVDKFMPIVEAF, encoded by the coding sequence ATGAGAAAGAATATCGTAGCAGGGAACTGGAAAATGAACACGACCCTGCAGGAAGGCTTAGAATTAGCAAAAGGTTTAGATGCTGCTTTACAAGGCAAGACTGTTAATTGCGATGTAATTATCGGTACACCTTTTACTCACCTTGCAAGCATTGCCGCAGCTATCGACACAAACAAAATCGGTGTTGCTGCCGAAAACTGCGCAGACAAGGAAAAAGGAGCTTATACCGGCGAAGTATCTGCTGCTATGGTTGCTTCTACGGGTGCTAAATATGTAATTTTAGGTCATTCTGAAAGACGTGCTTATTATCATGAAACACCTGAAATTCTGAAAGAAAAAGTATTATTGGCATTAGCTAACGGACTGACTCCGATCTTCTGTATCGGTGAAGTTTTAGAAGAAAGAGAAGCCGGTAAACATTTCGATGTGGTGAAAGCCCAATTGGAAGGTTCTCTATTTAATTTATCTCCCGAAGATTTCGGTAAAATTATTCTTGCTTACGAACCCGTATGGGCAATCGGTACGGGAAAGACTGCTACTCCGGCGCAAGCGCAGGAAATCCATGCTTTTATCCGTAAGACTTTGGCTGAAAAATATGGCCAGGAAATAGCAGACAATACCTCTATTCTGTACGGCGGAAGCTGTAATGCAGGTAACGCAAAAGAACTTTTTGCAAATCCTGATGTAGATGGCGGTTTGATAGGCGGAGCCTCTTTGTCTGTTGACAAATTCATGCCTATTGTAGAAGCATTCTGA
- a CDS encoding SPOR domain-containing protein, translated as MKRLILLFSLFVWVSPAVFSQTETVEEITTSTIFDELDKPELGKGTIEVFQDPAIRNMVGKRLSGDNIEKDKENDQMYLKMPGFRAQVFTGNNQRKSKEEAIRKEQMIKELYPDLPTYINYMAPFWRLRVGDFRSREEAYSLMRELKEAFPDFAKEMYIVKDEVKIPL; from the coding sequence ATGAAAAGATTAATCCTGCTATTTTCATTGTTCGTTTGGGTAAGCCCCGCCGTATTTTCTCAGACCGAGACGGTGGAAGAGATTACCACTTCTACCATTTTCGACGAGTTAGATAAACCGGAGTTAGGAAAGGGCACGATCGAAGTTTTCCAAGACCCTGCTATCCGGAATATGGTAGGGAAACGTCTAAGTGGTGATAACATTGAAAAGGACAAAGAGAATGATCAGATGTATTTGAAAATGCCGGGCTTCCGTGCACAAGTCTTTACGGGAAACAATCAACGCAAATCTAAAGAAGAAGCGATCCGGAAAGAGCAAATGATTAAGGAACTATATCCCGACTTGCCTACTTATATTAATTATATGGCTCCCTTCTGGCGGTTACGTGTAGGTGATTTCCGTTCCCGGGAAGAGGCTTATTCGTTAATGCGTGAACTAAAAGAAGCATTTCCTGATTTTGCCAAGGAAATGTACATTGTAAAAGATGAAGTAAAAATTCCACTATAA
- the folE gene encoding GTP cyclohydrolase I FolE, giving the protein MTKEIDEQTLQTRSELSSHYKSIVSLLGEDPNREGLLKTPERVAKAMQFLTKGYKEDPEKVLSSAMFQEDYKQMVIVKDIDFFSLCEHHMLPFFGKAHVAYIPNKYITGLSKIPRVVDIFARRLQIQERLTTQIKECIQATLNPLGVMVVIEAQHMCMQMRGVEKQNSITTTSDFTGAFQQAKTREEFINLIKNK; this is encoded by the coding sequence ATGACGAAAGAAATAGACGAGCAAACGTTACAAACCAGATCCGAATTATCTTCCCATTACAAAAGTATTGTCAGTTTACTAGGAGAAGATCCTAACCGGGAAGGATTATTAAAAACGCCGGAAAGAGTGGCTAAAGCCATGCAATTCCTTACGAAAGGTTACAAAGAAGATCCTGAAAAGGTTCTATCTTCTGCCATGTTCCAGGAAGATTACAAGCAAATGGTGATTGTGAAAGATATTGACTTTTTTTCGTTATGCGAACACCATATGTTACCATTTTTCGGGAAAGCTCACGTGGCGTACATTCCAAATAAATATATTACCGGCCTGAGCAAAATTCCACGCGTGGTAGATATTTTCGCTCGTCGCCTGCAAATACAGGAACGGCTTACCACGCAAATAAAAGAATGTATTCAGGCAACATTGAATCCTCTCGGAGTAATGGTAGTGATTGAAGCACAGCACATGTGTATGCAAATGAGAGGAGTGGAAAAGCAAAATTCCATTACTACGACTTCCGATTTTACAGGAGCTTTCCAGCAGGCCAAAACAAGAGAGGAGTTTATCAATCTGATCAAAAACAAATAA